A genomic segment from Stenotrophomonas maltophilia encodes:
- a CDS encoding DUF423 domain-containing protein — MFNLERRARKPSLLACLGALLAAASIGLSAYASHGVADPLAQQHLNMAALYAFAHGAVLVALGPRAQGAIAHLALYVLLLGVLLFSGSLVGGALWQWPTRMAPIGGTSMMAGWVLLAINALRR; from the coding sequence ATGTTCAATCTGGAACGTCGCGCGCGTAAGCCTTCCCTTCTGGCCTGCCTGGGCGCGCTGTTGGCCGCCGCCTCGATCGGCCTGTCTGCCTACGCATCGCATGGCGTGGCCGATCCGTTGGCGCAGCAGCACCTGAACATGGCGGCGCTGTATGCGTTCGCGCATGGCGCGGTGCTGGTGGCGCTTGGCCCGCGTGCACAGGGTGCAATCGCACACCTGGCGCTGTATGTGCTGCTGCTGGGCGTGTTGTTGTTTTCCGGCAGCCTGGTGGGTGGGGCGCTGTGGCAGTGGCCGACGCGGATGGCGCCGATCGGTGGCACCAGCATGATGGCCGGATGGGTGCTGCTGGCGATCAATGCGTTGAGGCGGTGA
- a CDS encoding M15 family metallopeptidase, translating to MQRRPPLLINTEAIELWPAHLLRARSNLDARLLSQARWVLRRKRDGRYLAAVLPHGVHSMVPRLPREPGVEEALALLDAAASRPFGAALEEQWLPLTGLQQRLQQLGLDVQRYADDSGLPLEPEPCLLHFAGRDRFARPLWLRRGAAQGWRRMRLHAARDGIALDAISGFRSHAYQLGIFERKLARGLSVTEILKVNAAPGFSEHHSGHALDIGTPDDAPAEESFEATDAFAWLQTHASTHGFHLSYPRDNPHGIVYEPWHWCWRPANG from the coding sequence ATGCAACGACGCCCGCCCCTGCTGATCAATACCGAGGCCATCGAGCTGTGGCCCGCCCACCTGCTGCGTGCACGCAGCAACCTGGATGCACGCCTGCTGTCGCAGGCGCGTTGGGTACTGCGACGCAAGCGCGATGGCCGCTATCTGGCGGCCGTACTGCCGCACGGCGTGCATTCGATGGTGCCGCGCCTGCCGCGCGAGCCCGGGGTCGAGGAAGCACTGGCGCTGCTGGATGCAGCGGCGTCGCGCCCGTTTGGCGCTGCGCTGGAAGAACAATGGCTTCCGCTGACCGGGCTGCAGCAGCGGCTACAGCAGCTTGGCCTGGATGTGCAGCGCTATGCCGATGACAGCGGCCTGCCCCTGGAACCCGAACCGTGCCTGCTGCACTTCGCTGGCCGCGACCGCTTCGCCCGCCCGCTATGGCTGCGCCGTGGTGCCGCACAGGGCTGGCGACGGATGCGCCTGCACGCCGCGCGGGATGGCATCGCACTGGATGCAATCTCCGGTTTCCGCAGCCATGCCTACCAGTTGGGCATCTTCGAACGGAAGCTTGCACGCGGGCTGAGCGTGACGGAGATCCTGAAGGTCAATGCCGCGCCGGGTTTCAGCGAACACCACAGCGGCCATGCACTGGACATCGGTACACCGGACGATGCCCCGGCCGAGGAATCGTTCGAAGCCACAGACGCCTTCGCGTGGCTGCAGACTCATGCCAGCACGCACGGCTTCCATCTGAGCTACCCACGCGACAACCCGCACGGGATCGTCTACGAACCGTGGCACTGGTGCTGGAGACCGGCCAACGGCTGA
- a CDS encoding PH domain-containing protein: MGASDPKQYEVAESSPLRVLWIVLPLLAAFVACLYAQLYKAPATAPWIEVTLSPPWFRMGGSAAWSLLVIAALGIGLGAAFFRRRVELADDVLDVRSTMYRRRVPVAQLRLDQAEVVDLQRDSRYGIRFKTNGYAMPGFYSGHFRLQGGGKGFALVTDRTRVLALPVSDGSTLLLSLDRPQVLLDALRKVAAPAPRQ; encoded by the coding sequence ATGGGCGCCAGCGATCCGAAACAGTACGAGGTGGCCGAGAGCTCGCCGTTGCGCGTGCTGTGGATCGTGCTGCCCCTGCTCGCCGCGTTCGTGGCCTGTCTCTATGCGCAGTTGTACAAGGCACCGGCGACCGCGCCCTGGATCGAAGTAACGCTGTCGCCGCCCTGGTTCCGGATGGGTGGCAGTGCCGCCTGGAGCCTGCTGGTGATCGCCGCGCTCGGCATCGGGCTGGGCGCGGCGTTCTTCCGTCGCCGGGTGGAGTTGGCCGACGACGTACTGGACGTGCGCTCGACGATGTACCGCCGTCGCGTGCCGGTGGCACAGCTGCGGCTGGACCAGGCCGAGGTGGTCGACCTGCAGCGTGACTCCCGCTATGGCATCCGCTTCAAGACCAACGGCTATGCGATGCCGGGTTTCTATTCCGGCCACTTCCGCCTGCAGGGCGGCGGCAAGGGGTTTGCGCTGGTCACCGACCGCACGCGCGTTCTCGCCTTGCCGGTCAGCGATGGCAGCACGCTGCTGCTCAGCCTGGACCGGCCGCAGGTGCTGCTGGACGCACTGCGCAAAGTGGCCGCGCCGGCGCCACGGCAGTAA
- a CDS encoding DUF4177 domain-containing protein encodes MSKRWSYQTIEVKTSMMGLLKAEDIQSELSRQGQLGWELVNIIIPAPMRPAMLVFKKEA; translated from the coding sequence ATGAGCAAGCGCTGGAGCTACCAGACGATCGAGGTCAAGACGTCCATGATGGGCCTGCTCAAGGCCGAGGACATCCAGAGCGAACTGAGCCGCCAGGGCCAACTGGGCTGGGAGCTGGTCAACATCATCATCCCCGCACCGATGCGCCCGGCGATGCTGGTGTTCAAGAAGGAGGCCTGA
- a CDS encoding SPFH domain-containing protein, translating into MKEKSLSSLNGLGTLAGALLVGLAGAALFVVGVAAKASTGSPNLLLMLLGALLVALGVFILAGLYTIQPNQAAVLSLFGKYVGTVKDNGLRWNNPFFAKRRVSQRVRNFESGKLKVNELDGSPIEIAAVIVWQVVDASEAVYNVDDYESFVHIQSESALRAMATSYPYDQHEDGQLALRSHASEISQHLKNELAERLADAGVQVIDARISHLAYAAEIAQAMLQRQQANAVIAARTRIVAGAVGMVEMALAELQKNGVVQLDEERKAHMVSNLLTVLCSDRGTQPIVNAGSLY; encoded by the coding sequence ATGAAAGAGAAGTCACTGTCTTCCCTCAACGGCCTCGGCACGCTGGCCGGCGCCCTGCTCGTCGGCCTCGCCGGCGCCGCCCTGTTCGTGGTGGGCGTGGCAGCCAAGGCCAGCACCGGCTCGCCCAACCTGCTGCTGATGCTGCTGGGCGCACTGCTGGTGGCGCTGGGCGTGTTCATCCTGGCCGGCCTGTACACCATCCAGCCCAACCAGGCGGCGGTACTGAGCCTGTTCGGCAAGTACGTGGGTACCGTGAAGGACAACGGCCTGCGCTGGAACAACCCCTTCTTCGCCAAGCGCCGGGTCAGCCAGCGCGTGCGCAACTTCGAGAGCGGCAAGCTGAAGGTCAACGAGCTGGACGGCAGCCCGATCGAAATCGCCGCAGTGATCGTCTGGCAGGTGGTCGATGCCTCCGAGGCCGTCTACAACGTGGACGACTATGAGAGCTTCGTGCACATCCAGTCCGAATCGGCGCTGCGCGCGATGGCCACCAGCTATCCCTACGATCAGCACGAGGACGGCCAGCTGGCCCTGCGCAGCCATGCCAGCGAGATCTCCCAGCACCTGAAGAACGAACTGGCCGAGCGCCTGGCCGATGCCGGCGTGCAGGTGATCGACGCGCGCATCAGCCATCTCGCCTACGCCGCCGAAATCGCCCAGGCGATGCTGCAGCGGCAGCAGGCCAACGCGGTGATCGCCGCACGCACGCGCATCGTGGCCGGTGCGGTGGGCATGGTCGAAATGGCCCTGGCCGAACTGCAGAAGAACGGCGTGGTGCAGCTGGACGAGGAACGCAAGGCACACATGGTCAGCAACCTGCTGACCGTGCTGTGCTCGGACCGCGGTACCCAGCCGATCGTCAACGCCGGTTCGCTGTACTGA
- the purT gene encoding formate-dependent phosphoribosylglycinamide formyltransferase: MAKLGTPLSPTATRVLLLGSGELGKEVAIELQRLGVEVIAADRYADAPAMQVAHRSHVIDMLDAMALRALIAQEQPHLVVPEIEAIHTETLVQLEQEQGLRVIPTARAARLTMDREGIRRLAAETLGLPTSPYRFVDTEAEYRAAVAAIGLPCVVKPVMSSSGKGQSTLRSEADIAPAWDYAQTGGRAGAGRCIVEGFIDFDYEITLLTVRHAGGTSFCAPIGHLQKDGDYRESWQPQPMSGAALARAEEISRAITDDLGGWGLFGVELFVKGDEVWFSEVSPRPHDTGLVTLVSQELSEFALHARAILGLPIPVIRQSGPSASCALLAHGEGVPYFNNVAAALQVPDTAVRLFGKPSVHGHRRVGVTLARAETIDEARAIARDAADAIGVELRP, translated from the coding sequence ATGGCCAAGCTCGGAACTCCGTTGTCCCCCACCGCCACCCGCGTGCTGCTGCTGGGCTCGGGCGAACTTGGCAAGGAGGTGGCCATCGAGCTGCAGCGGCTGGGCGTGGAAGTGATCGCCGCTGACCGTTATGCCGATGCGCCGGCCATGCAGGTTGCGCACCGCTCGCACGTGATCGACATGCTCGATGCGATGGCCCTGCGCGCGCTGATTGCCCAGGAGCAGCCGCATCTGGTGGTGCCGGAGATCGAGGCCATCCACACCGAAACCCTGGTCCAGCTGGAACAGGAGCAGGGCCTGCGGGTGATCCCGACCGCGCGCGCCGCACGCCTGACCATGGATCGCGAAGGCATCCGCCGCCTCGCCGCCGAAACCCTGGGCCTGCCGACCTCGCCCTACCGCTTCGTCGATACCGAGGCCGAATACCGCGCTGCCGTGGCTGCCATCGGGCTGCCGTGCGTGGTCAAGCCGGTGATGTCGTCCTCGGGCAAGGGCCAGAGCACGCTGCGCAGCGAAGCGGATATCGCCCCGGCCTGGGACTACGCACAGACCGGTGGCCGCGCCGGTGCCGGTCGCTGCATCGTCGAGGGCTTCATCGATTTCGATTACGAGATCACCCTGCTGACCGTGCGCCATGCCGGCGGCACCTCGTTCTGTGCGCCGATCGGGCATCTGCAGAAGGATGGCGACTACCGTGAAAGCTGGCAGCCGCAGCCGATGTCGGGCGCGGCACTGGCGCGTGCCGAAGAGATTTCGCGCGCGATCACCGACGACCTCGGCGGCTGGGGCCTGTTCGGTGTCGAGCTGTTCGTGAAGGGCGACGAGGTGTGGTTCAGCGAAGTGTCGCCGCGCCCGCACGATACCGGCCTGGTGACCCTGGTTTCGCAGGAACTGAGCGAGTTCGCGCTGCACGCGCGCGCCATCCTCGGCCTGCCGATTCCGGTGATCCGCCAGAGCGGGCCGTCTGCCTCGTGTGCGCTGCTGGCACACGGTGAGGGCGTGCCGTACTTCAACAACGTCGCCGCCGCCCTGCAGGTGCCGGACACCGCCGTGCGCCTGTTCGGCAAGCCGAGCGTGCATGGCCACCGCCGCGTCGGCGTGACCCTCGCGCGCGCGGAAACCATCGACGAAGCACGCGCCATCGCGCGTGATGCAGCCGACGCCATCGGCGTCGAACTGCGCCCGTAA
- a CDS encoding endonuclease/exonuclease/phosphatase family protein, whose protein sequence is MNMTRRHPLILALALLCGATAPAFAKSPAMTEKPSAALRLATYNTSLYSDDAGGLIKELEGDSEHARKIAAVLQQVRPDLVLLNEFDFDDAHRAADLFQKRYLEVAQPGGGKPLHFAYRYLAPVNTGVPSGLDLDNNGVVGGEGRSRGNDAWGYGLHPGQYGMLVLSRYPIDEAKVRSFQLLKWSAMPGAIRPVDPRTGKSFYNDHVWSQLRLSSKSHWDVPVKTPAGVVHALVSHPTPPVFDGPEKRNAARNHDELRLWQEYLSKGDKPWLCDDKGQCGGLAQDARFVILGDLNNDPVDGDGRHEAIVELIENARVLRYPTPRSVGGEQTSLAYAAKGIERKGAPFHATGDFGPKSGTMRLDYVLPSTGFEYVGSGIFWPANESPEAKIADGSDHHLVWVDVKP, encoded by the coding sequence ATGAACATGACCCGCCGCCATCCCCTGATCCTCGCCCTGGCCCTGCTCTGCGGCGCCACCGCCCCTGCCTTCGCCAAATCCCCTGCGATGACCGAAAAGCCGTCCGCTGCGCTGCGCTTGGCCACCTACAACACCTCACTGTACTCCGACGATGCTGGTGGCCTGATCAAGGAACTGGAAGGCGACAGCGAGCACGCGCGCAAGATCGCCGCGGTGCTGCAGCAGGTGCGCCCGGACCTGGTGCTGCTGAACGAATTCGACTTCGACGACGCCCATCGCGCCGCCGACCTGTTCCAGAAGCGCTACCTGGAAGTCGCCCAGCCCGGCGGCGGCAAGCCGCTGCACTTCGCCTACCGCTACCTGGCGCCGGTCAATACCGGCGTGCCCAGCGGCCTGGACCTGGACAACAACGGCGTGGTCGGCGGCGAAGGCCGCAGCCGCGGCAATGATGCATGGGGCTACGGCCTGCACCCGGGCCAGTACGGCATGCTGGTGCTGTCGCGCTACCCGATCGATGAAGCCAAGGTACGCAGCTTCCAGCTGCTGAAGTGGAGTGCGATGCCCGGTGCCATCCGCCCGGTCGACCCGCGCACCGGCAAGAGCTTCTACAACGACCACGTGTGGTCGCAGCTGCGGCTGTCGTCGAAGTCGCATTGGGACGTGCCGGTGAAGACCCCGGCCGGTGTGGTGCACGCGCTGGTCTCGCACCCGACCCCGCCGGTGTTCGACGGCCCGGAGAAGCGCAACGCGGCGCGCAACCACGACGAACTGCGCCTGTGGCAGGAATACCTGTCCAAGGGTGACAAGCCGTGGCTGTGCGACGACAAGGGCCAGTGCGGCGGCCTGGCGCAGGACGCGCGCTTCGTGATCCTCGGCGACCTCAACAACGACCCGGTCGATGGCGATGGCCGCCATGAGGCGATCGTCGAGCTGATCGAGAACGCCCGCGTGCTGCGCTACCCCACCCCGCGCAGCGTCGGCGGCGAGCAGACCAGCCTGGCCTATGCGGCCAAGGGCATCGAGCGCAAGGGCGCACCGTTCCACGCCACCGGCGATTTCGGCCCGAAGTCCGGCACCATGCGCCTGGACTACGTGCTGCCCTCGACCGGTTTCGAATACGTGGGCAGCGGCATCTTCTGGCCGGCCAATGAAAGCCCGGAAGCGAAGATCGCCGACGGCAGCGACCACCACCTGGTGTGGGTGGACGTGAAGCCGTAA
- a CDS encoding arginyltransferase, with the protein MAMHGDRDDELRLFQTGEHPCGYWSDRVARDLVLDPHDRRLGGLYPLALSWGFRRSGDLVYRPHCAHCQACVAVRIPVARFAPDRSQRRCAARNDDLEVRITAATARDDLFALYHRYLTHRHANGGMDDHGPHEFEQFLIGSWSHTRFMEMRLPGHDGQPSQLLGVAVTDVTEHGLSAVYTFFDPDHAARGLGTFAILQQIEWARREGLPHVYLGYWIRGHQKMDYKRRFHPLEAYDGRRWHDFDKDLDGR; encoded by the coding sequence ATGGCGATGCATGGCGACAGAGACGACGAACTGCGACTTTTCCAGACCGGCGAGCACCCCTGCGGGTACTGGTCGGACCGGGTGGCGCGCGATCTGGTGTTGGACCCGCACGATCGGCGCCTTGGCGGCCTGTACCCGCTGGCATTGAGCTGGGGCTTCCGCCGCAGCGGCGACCTGGTCTACCGGCCGCATTGCGCGCACTGCCAGGCCTGCGTGGCGGTGCGCATTCCGGTGGCGCGCTTCGCCCCGGACCGCAGCCAGCGCCGCTGTGCCGCCCGCAATGACGACCTGGAGGTGCGGATCACTGCCGCCACCGCCCGCGACGACCTGTTCGCGCTGTACCACCGCTACCTCACCCACCGCCACGCCAATGGCGGCATGGACGATCACGGCCCGCACGAGTTCGAGCAGTTCCTGATCGGCAGCTGGTCGCACACCCGCTTCATGGAAATGCGCCTGCCCGGCCACGACGGCCAGCCCAGCCAGCTGCTGGGGGTGGCGGTGACCGACGTCACCGAGCACGGCCTGTCGGCGGTCTACACCTTCTTCGACCCGGACCACGCCGCTCGCGGGCTGGGCACCTTCGCGATCCTGCAGCAGATCGAGTGGGCGCGCCGCGAGGGCCTGCCGCACGTGTACCTGGGCTACTGGATCCGCGGCCACCAGAAGATGGACTACAAGCGTCGCTTCCATCCGCTGGAAGCCTACGATGGCCGCCGCTGGCACGATTTCGACAAGGATCTGGACGGGCGCTGA
- a CDS encoding EF-hand domain-containing protein, producing MIRTPLLLALLLGTSASGIALAADTPATPAQRPAKLDTNGDGVIDRSEAAANPRLAAKFDELDKNKDGKLSRDELPRWQHGRRGHGGERWAKLDVNKDGRISREEAKADPRLAARFDQLDLNKDGYLDKADRELRMKQRRDAWFAAADTNKDGQLSKAEFDAAKGPMHGGPRHGGPRDGGAPKPQH from the coding sequence ATGATCCGTACCCCCCTGCTGCTGGCCCTGCTGCTCGGCACCTCCGCTTCCGGTATCGCGCTGGCGGCCGATACCCCGGCCACGCCGGCGCAGCGCCCGGCCAAGCTGGACACCAATGGCGACGGCGTGATCGACCGCAGCGAGGCGGCTGCCAATCCGCGCCTGGCCGCGAAGTTCGACGAGCTGGACAAGAACAAGGACGGCAAGCTCTCGCGCGATGAACTGCCGCGCTGGCAGCATGGCCGCCGTGGCCACGGCGGTGAGCGCTGGGCAAAGCTGGATGTCAACAAGGACGGCCGCATCAGCCGCGAGGAAGCCAAGGCCGATCCGCGCCTGGCCGCGCGCTTCGACCAGCTTGATCTGAACAAGGATGGCTACCTGGACAAGGCCGACCGCGAGCTGCGCATGAAGCAGCGTCGTGACGCCTGGTTCGCTGCCGCCGACACCAACAAGGATGGCCAGCTGAGCAAGGCCGAGTTCGACGCCGCCAAGGGCCCGATGCACGGTGGCCCGCGCCATGGCGGTCCGCGCGACGGCGGCGCACCGAAGCCGCAGCACTGA
- a CDS encoding RNA polymerase sigma factor, protein MTTFAASIDQTLERELPAAASGCQHAYGRIVLACQNTVTAIALAITRDRQASEDIAQEAFVKGWQQLHQLRSATSFLPWLRQITRNLARDWLRAQRGRPLTGEAAEVAMGMAADPSPGAADRLQRVEEEIAAEDIISTLPADSREVLLLYYREGQRSQQVADLLGLSDAAVRKRLSRARALVREGLLQRFGEFARSSAPSAAFATAVVSMVLVAAPGTASAAILLGTGVGLGGSKLGLGGASVAGGTAMGSLTATLGQLHVLPAESWGAVIGGVVGGAIGSYLGGRFLMSYTETEGERSQVRRFLYLNIITGMVWCLAILLAVMLRAPVWGQLLALAVGLVVVNYQCLVTLQRVMAPMIVRDSARRGRSGTNWKYESMYGRTGIIAMNLMVIALVLYSLLRGGGL, encoded by the coding sequence ATGACGACGTTCGCCGCATCGATCGACCAGACCCTGGAACGCGAACTGCCTGCCGCTGCCAGCGGTTGCCAGCACGCCTATGGCCGCATCGTGCTGGCCTGCCAGAACACGGTTACCGCCATCGCCCTGGCCATCACCCGCGACCGCCAGGCCAGCGAGGACATCGCCCAGGAAGCCTTCGTGAAGGGCTGGCAGCAGCTGCACCAGCTGCGCAGCGCGACCAGCTTCCTGCCGTGGCTGCGGCAGATCACCCGCAACCTGGCCCGTGACTGGCTGCGTGCGCAACGTGGCCGGCCGCTGACCGGCGAGGCGGCCGAGGTCGCGATGGGCATGGCCGCCGACCCGAGCCCAGGGGCGGCCGATCGCCTGCAGCGGGTGGAAGAGGAGATTGCCGCCGAGGACATCATCTCCACCCTGCCCGCCGACAGCCGCGAAGTCCTGTTGCTGTACTACCGCGAAGGACAGCGCTCGCAACAGGTCGCCGACCTGCTCGGGCTCAGCGATGCGGCCGTGCGCAAGCGCCTGTCGCGTGCACGTGCCCTGGTGCGCGAAGGCCTGCTGCAGCGCTTCGGCGAATTCGCGCGCAGCAGCGCGCCGAGCGCCGCATTCGCCACCGCTGTGGTGTCGATGGTGCTGGTGGCCGCGCCCGGAACCGCAAGTGCCGCGATCCTGCTCGGCACCGGCGTCGGCCTCGGCGGCAGCAAGCTCGGCCTCGGCGGCGCCAGCGTTGCCGGTGGCACCGCGATGGGCTCGTTGACCGCCACCCTGGGCCAGCTGCATGTGCTGCCGGCTGAAAGCTGGGGGGCGGTGATCGGCGGTGTGGTCGGTGGCGCGATCGGCAGCTATCTCGGCGGGCGCTTCCTGATGTCGTACACCGAGACCGAAGGTGAGCGCAGCCAGGTCCGTCGCTTCCTCTACCTCAACATCATCACCGGCATGGTCTGGTGCCTGGCGATCCTGCTGGCGGTGATGCTGCGGGCGCCGGTCTGGGGGCAGCTGCTGGCGCTGGCGGTCGGCCTGGTCGTGGTCAACTACCAATGCCTGGTGACGCTGCAACGGGTGATGGCACCGATGATCGTGCGCGACTCGGCGCGTCGCGGACGCAGCGGGACCAACTGGAAGTACGAGTCCATGTACGGCCGCACCGGCATCATCGCCATGAACCTGATGGTCATCGCGCTGGTGCTGTACTCACTGCTACGCGGCGGCGGCCTGTAA
- a CDS encoding pathogenicity-like protein, with protein MRQIFSSQRVETVEGVAELLRGHGIDVKVTNGRSYKTRRRGQFSYTDLGNANAYPAVWIVRADDQPRAREILREARLLDTTRRDHPTAEFAFRDTQETTGGGRGWAWRIRIALLVVIAGVALVIGLRHRGAPAPAVPAPAPQAQPQQAQPAPQAAPEEEEVRVRIQPSK; from the coding sequence ATGCGCCAGATTTTCAGCAGCCAGCGCGTGGAAACCGTCGAAGGCGTGGCCGAGCTCCTGCGCGGGCATGGCATCGACGTCAAGGTGACCAATGGGCGCTCGTACAAGACCCGCCGCCGCGGTCAGTTCAGCTATACCGACCTGGGCAACGCCAACGCCTACCCGGCGGTGTGGATCGTGCGCGCTGACGACCAGCCGCGCGCACGCGAGATCCTGCGTGAGGCACGCCTGCTCGACACCACCCGCCGCGACCACCCGACGGCCGAATTCGCCTTCCGCGACACGCAGGAAACCACGGGCGGCGGCCGCGGCTGGGCCTGGCGCATCCGCATCGCGTTGCTGGTGGTGATCGCCGGCGTGGCGCTGGTGATCGGCCTGCGCCATCGCGGCGCTCCGGCTCCGGCCGTACCGGCCCCTGCCCCGCAGGCACAGCCGCAGCAGGCGCAACCGGCCCCGCAGGCAGCGCCGGAAGAGGAAGAAGTCCGGGTCCGCATCCAGCCCTCGAAATGA
- the tesB gene encoding acyl-CoA thioesterase II — translation MAAPLNDTPEPVVSELIDLLTLERLEDNLFRGQSRDIGTKYVFGGQVLGQALAAAQATVDNGRHVHSLHAYFLRAGNIDHPIVYDVDRTRDGGSFSVRRVTAIQHGKVIFFCAASFQQAETGAEHQHKMPEVPQPEDIEPNRPLPAEVLERLPIKVQRWLSRGGPFEFRHVYPRDELNPPKRPPYHQVWLRLSEPVGDAPELHQALLAYASDFHLLGTATFPHGISYYHPHVQMASLDHAIWFHRPFRADDWLLYSLDSPSAQDSRGLARGQFFTRNGVLVASTAQEGLIRVVPDQAAAAAVPAKD, via the coding sequence GTGGCCGCCCCCTTGAACGACACGCCCGAACCCGTCGTCTCCGAGCTGATCGACCTGCTCACCCTGGAGCGGCTGGAGGACAACCTGTTCCGCGGGCAGAGCCGCGACATCGGCACCAAGTACGTGTTCGGCGGGCAGGTGCTGGGCCAGGCGCTGGCTGCGGCACAGGCCACGGTCGACAACGGCCGCCACGTGCACTCGCTGCACGCCTACTTCCTGCGCGCCGGCAACATCGACCACCCGATCGTCTACGACGTGGACCGCACCCGCGATGGCGGCAGCTTCTCGGTGCGCCGGGTCACCGCGATCCAGCACGGCAAGGTGATCTTCTTCTGCGCGGCCTCGTTCCAGCAGGCCGAGACCGGCGCCGAGCACCAGCACAAGATGCCTGAAGTGCCGCAGCCGGAAGACATCGAACCGAACCGTCCGCTGCCGGCCGAAGTGCTGGAGCGGCTGCCGATCAAGGTGCAGCGCTGGCTGTCGCGCGGTGGTCCGTTCGAGTTCCGCCACGTCTACCCGCGCGACGAACTGAACCCGCCCAAGCGCCCGCCCTACCACCAGGTGTGGCTGCGCCTGAGCGAGCCGGTCGGCGATGCGCCCGAGCTGCACCAGGCGCTGCTGGCCTATGCCTCCGACTTCCACCTGCTGGGCACGGCAACGTTCCCGCATGGCATCAGCTACTACCACCCGCACGTGCAGATGGCCTCGCTCGACCACGCGATCTGGTTCCACCGCCCGTTCCGCGCCGACGACTGGCTGCTGTACTCGCTGGACAGTCCCAGCGCGCAGGATTCGCGCGGCCTGGCCCGCGGCCAGTTCTTCACCCGCAATGGCGTGCTGGTGGCCAGCACTGCGCAGGAAGGCCTGATCCGCGTGGTTCCCGACCAGGCAGCGGCGGCAGCCGTGCCGGCCAAGGATTGA